One part of the Halobacteriovoraceae bacterium genome encodes these proteins:
- a CDS encoding response regulator, which produces MAKILVVDDSESIRTQLKSLLTEKGHSVVEAADGEDGLSTLNGNKDVNLIICDVNMPKMDGITMCTKVSEDASVNSIPIFMLTTESNADLKEKGKKAGVRAWITKPYSDDKLLSAIQKVCG; this is translated from the coding sequence ATGGCAAAAATTCTTGTTGTTGATGACAGTGAGTCAATTAGAACACAGTTAAAAAGTTTATTGACAGAAAAGGGACACTCAGTTGTTGAAGCAGCAGACGGTGAAGATGGTCTATCGACTCTAAATGGTAATAAAGATGTAAATCTAATCATTTGTGATGTTAACATGCCAAAGATGGATGGAATTACAATGTGTACAAAAGTATCTGAGGATGCATCAGTTAATTCTATTCCTATTTTTATGCTAACTACTGAATCAAATGCTGATCTTAAAGAAAAAGGGAAAAAGGCAGGAGTAAGAGCTTGGATCACAAAACCTTATAGCGATGATAAACTACTTTCTGCAATTCAAAAAGTTTGTGGATAA
- a CDS encoding TolC family protein codes for MKFFWFIFVTWIIIQKFTYAISFEETLNIIETNDLVQSSIEKGKMLSEESISLSSWGDPKFSVAAINYPKDSLDSNKSMMTGIKFSLAQTIPLSNKNTDIFRAAQEKSSSQKAQAKQLIRKYAKEIWSLAIEKQKYIKIEKILKENLSWISDNLKITNRLYSTGKVPQSAVLNMQMRKSELNSKINNNQFSQNSLDLELTTILNSKSTVKLDLKSIPWDYLDSWMNSKSEFDFNEIVLKHELESSRLKLHSKNKNLIPDITLGVAYIKRNDLDKNGDFVEAGITIPLPISSTRYANKRSAIHENIAQEKIYKNYTQTRPLILSKIKNDILDLEDQISILHQQTLQYAKSARDIIAKSYARGGDDFSELLRSELQYQNLLMNEVNLITNIQQKKINYLFINGDHLTLRGLK; via the coding sequence ATGAAATTTTTTTGGTTTATTTTTGTCACATGGATAATTATTCAGAAGTTTACCTATGCAATAAGTTTTGAGGAAACTCTTAATATAATAGAAACAAATGATTTGGTCCAATCAAGTATTGAAAAAGGAAAAATGCTTTCAGAAGAATCTATCTCACTAAGTAGTTGGGGAGATCCAAAATTTTCAGTAGCTGCTATTAATTATCCAAAAGATTCATTGGATAGCAATAAATCGATGATGACTGGTATTAAATTTTCTCTCGCTCAAACAATTCCTCTGAGCAATAAGAATACAGACATTTTTAGAGCAGCACAAGAAAAATCATCTTCTCAAAAAGCACAGGCAAAACAACTAATCAGAAAATACGCCAAAGAAATTTGGTCTCTTGCTATTGAGAAACAAAAATATATTAAAATAGAAAAAATTCTTAAAGAAAATCTTAGTTGGATTTCTGATAATCTCAAAATAACAAACAGACTTTACTCAACCGGAAAAGTACCACAAAGTGCTGTTCTCAATATGCAAATGAGAAAGAGTGAACTTAATTCAAAAATAAATAATAATCAGTTTTCACAGAACTCCTTAGATCTAGAATTGACGACAATTCTTAATTCCAAATCAACCGTAAAACTGGATCTAAAATCTATTCCCTGGGATTATTTAGATTCATGGATGAATTCTAAGAGTGAATTTGATTTCAATGAAATTGTGCTTAAACATGAATTAGAAAGTAGCAGATTGAAACTACACTCCAAAAACAAAAATTTAATTCCAGATATTACATTAGGAGTCGCGTACATAAAAAGAAATGACCTCGATAAAAACGGTGATTTTGTAGAGGCAGGCATAACGATTCCTCTACCTATTAGCTCAACAAGGTATGCAAATAAAAGAAGTGCGATTCATGAAAACATTGCTCAAGAAAAAATATACAAAAACTATACTCAAACTCGACCTTTAATTCTTAGTAAAATTAAAAATGATATTTTGGATTTAGAAGATCAAATATCAATACTGCACCAACAGACTCTGCAATACGCAAAGAGTGCAAGAGATATAATTGCTAAATCTTATGCAAGAGGAGGAGATGATTTTTCAGAACTTCTAAGATCTGAACTTCAATATCAAAATCTACTGATGAATGAAGTTAATTTAATTACAAATATTCAACAGAAAAAAATTAATTATTTATTTATCAATGGTGATCACTTAACTCTAAGAGGATTAAAATGA
- a CDS encoding efflux RND transporter periplasmic adaptor subunit, which translates to MKLLLTLILISSSFYSCNQNKNEHLDFHKQHQTKSETYYTCSMHPQIKEKGPGKCPICGMNLSKIEIEKEVKKTDIKRSEKEDSLYYCEANPEITSLAPGVCPIDGTQLIKKNKSLEVVAKVKLRKSQVRHFKADIFPVTSMKMQKKILLLGTLLKSEEHESSITARVPGRVEKVLIESTGQFIKKGDPVLKLYGPKLLTGAEEYLLARKNYFNDKSNNVFKELYEQSIERLTLWGVHQKQLDSWAKNNKIPREIIIYSPVTGIVEEKNAVEGKYFKEGQSFFKLVDLSKTWVEMDVYEHDSALVKIGEPVELKFSAYPGETWSGVIDFINPVLDPKTRTLKVRTTLDNSNGKLRPGMVGEATLIVKLPSTPLVVPRTAIIDTGKRKVIWLDTGNHTYTAKKIVTGFESEGYVEVKHGLKENDLVVIEGNFLLDAQAQLTGGYEDPTGETL; encoded by the coding sequence ATGAAATTACTTTTAACATTAATATTGATATCTTCAAGTTTTTACTCATGCAATCAAAATAAAAATGAACATTTAGATTTCCATAAGCAACATCAAACAAAATCTGAAACATATTATACATGTTCAATGCATCCTCAAATAAAAGAAAAAGGCCCTGGGAAATGTCCTATATGCGGAATGAATCTCAGTAAGATAGAGATTGAAAAAGAAGTTAAAAAAACTGATATTAAAAGATCTGAAAAAGAAGATAGTCTATATTATTGTGAAGCAAATCCAGAAATAACTAGTTTGGCACCTGGGGTTTGTCCTATAGATGGAACTCAATTAATAAAGAAAAACAAATCTTTAGAAGTTGTAGCGAAAGTTAAGTTAAGAAAATCACAGGTTCGTCATTTTAAGGCAGATATTTTTCCGGTAACATCAATGAAAATGCAAAAAAAAATATTACTGCTTGGTACTCTTCTTAAATCAGAAGAACATGAATCGAGCATTACTGCCAGGGTCCCTGGTAGGGTCGAAAAAGTTCTTATAGAATCTACTGGACAATTCATAAAAAAAGGTGACCCTGTACTAAAACTATATGGGCCAAAACTTTTAACAGGTGCAGAAGAATATCTTCTGGCCAGAAAGAATTATTTTAATGATAAATCAAATAATGTTTTCAAAGAACTCTATGAGCAAAGTATTGAACGATTAACACTTTGGGGTGTTCATCAAAAGCAGTTAGACTCCTGGGCGAAAAATAATAAGATCCCTCGCGAAATTATCATCTATTCACCAGTAACAGGAATAGTAGAAGAAAAAAATGCTGTTGAAGGAAAATACTTTAAAGAAGGTCAAAGTTTTTTTAAACTTGTTGATTTATCAAAAACATGGGTAGAGATGGATGTATATGAACACGATTCCGCCTTGGTCAAAATTGGTGAACCAGTTGAGTTGAAATTTAGTGCCTATCCTGGTGAAACTTGGAGCGGAGTAATTGATTTTATTAATCCTGTTCTTGATCCTAAAACAAGAACTCTAAAAGTAAGAACTACCTTAGACAATAGTAATGGAAAATTAAGACCAGGAATGGTTGGAGAAGCAACTCTTATTGTAAAACTACCTTCAACTCCACTTGTCGTACCACGTACGGCCATCATTGATACAGGAAAAAGAAAAGTTATCTGGCTTGATACTGGAAACCATACATATACTGCAAAAAAAATTGTCACAGGATTTGAATCCGAAGGATATGTAGAAGTTAAGCATGGTCTTAAAGAAAATGATTTGGTTGTTATCGAGGGAAATTTTCTATTAGATGCTCAAGCTCAACTTACTGGAGGTTATGAAGATCCAACGGGAGAGACTTTATGA
- a CDS encoding efflux RND transporter permease subunit encodes MIQKIIELSIKNRIFIVIIFVIIAILSLFSIQHAKIDAIPDIGENQQVVFTQWPGRSPKDIEEQITYPLSTLLQGIPGIDRVRGTSAFGFSTVYIIFKEKVDFYWSRSRVLEKLSTAGSYLPKNVIPTLGPDATGLGQIFWYTIENTENNPHPKSLQELRSIQDFYLKFRLQSVEGVSEVASIGGFIKEYQVDVDPKKIIAFNVHLPEIIKSIKNSNIDIGAEVIEEGDREMIIRGIGFFKSISDIEEVVVKVRNTTPIRVKDLATVQQGPAFRRGALDKNGTESVGGIVTMRYGENPKKVIDKVKLRIKEIEKGLPKGVVLKPFYDRSELVKITMNTVSSALIQEIIITGIVILFFLLHFKSSILVGLTLPFGVGISFILMYLLKIESNIMSLSGLVIAIGTMVDMGIIMTENIYSHLADNPRAVKKERIDIIMNSAKEIGPAILTAVMTTIVTFLPVFALEGAEGKLFIPLAWAKTLAMLGSVFVAVVLIPVLSIFMLKGELKPIEKNTVSSSIVTTYKYFLNLILAHRHLFLLIPLLICIGGVFAYKHLGKEFMPSLNEGEILYMPVTTPDVSMTKAKDLLAYTDRLIKEHPLVKDVIGKLGRADTALDPAPVAMLETLIKLEDEDTWPEGTSIYDIMHELDSQIQIPGLINAWLFPIENRIGMISTGIKTQVAVKIFGPDLKVLENLSIKVADVIKDVKGAYGIYAEKINGKPYIEFVINRIAASRYGVNTGDINAIIQSAVGGMTIDQMYEGRERYPIRVRYKKELRDRLDELKRVLVATPNGQHIPITQLADIQVVIGPSMIQSENGLLRSTVQLNVRDRDLIGFVEEAKQKVSSKIDLPSGYSLQWAGQFENQVRANKRLMFLVPISLLINLLIIYFGFRSLTQSLIVLTVIPVAASGGLLLLWLGGFNTSVAVWVGFIALFGVAVDDGVVMMTFLKEAFLKHQPKNIKELHETISEAGCRRIRPLIMTTATTIIALLPVMWSTGHGSEVMRPMAIPTLGGMSIELISLFIVPVIFSYIYEKKVLNKGVLV; translated from the coding sequence ATGATCCAAAAAATAATTGAATTATCTATTAAAAACCGTATCTTTATAGTTATCATTTTTGTTATTATAGCAATACTTTCACTTTTTTCCATCCAGCATGCAAAGATTGATGCAATTCCAGATATCGGAGAAAATCAACAAGTTGTTTTTACACAATGGCCAGGTAGATCTCCTAAAGATATTGAAGAACAAATTACTTATCCTTTATCTACTCTACTGCAAGGAATTCCTGGAATTGATAGAGTAAGAGGGACAAGTGCTTTTGGATTTTCTACTGTCTATATTATCTTCAAAGAGAAAGTTGATTTTTATTGGTCAAGAAGTCGAGTATTAGAAAAGCTCTCAACTGCAGGAAGTTACTTGCCTAAGAATGTTATTCCTACACTTGGCCCTGATGCAACGGGATTGGGCCAAATTTTTTGGTATACAATCGAAAACACAGAAAATAACCCCCATCCTAAATCTCTACAAGAGTTAAGATCAATTCAAGATTTCTATTTAAAATTTAGACTACAATCTGTTGAGGGCGTTTCAGAAGTAGCTAGTATTGGTGGATTTATAAAAGAATACCAAGTAGATGTAGATCCTAAAAAAATCATTGCCTTCAATGTCCACCTTCCTGAAATTATCAAATCAATCAAAAACTCAAATATTGATATCGGAGCAGAAGTCATCGAAGAAGGTGATCGCGAAATGATCATTAGAGGTATTGGATTTTTTAAAAGCATATCTGATATCGAAGAGGTTGTAGTTAAGGTAAGAAACACTACCCCTATCAGAGTGAAAGACTTGGCAACCGTACAGCAAGGTCCGGCCTTCAGAAGAGGGGCATTAGACAAAAATGGTACTGAATCAGTCGGTGGGATTGTAACGATGAGATATGGAGAAAATCCTAAGAAAGTAATAGATAAAGTGAAATTGAGAATTAAAGAAATTGAAAAAGGACTTCCAAAGGGTGTTGTATTAAAACCATTCTATGATCGTTCTGAATTAGTAAAAATTACGATGAATACAGTGAGTAGTGCACTTATTCAAGAAATAATCATAACAGGAATTGTAATTCTTTTTTTCCTACTGCATTTCAAATCATCTATCCTTGTTGGTCTTACATTACCTTTTGGAGTGGGAATCAGTTTTATTTTGATGTATTTGTTAAAAATTGAATCTAATATAATGAGCTTATCTGGACTAGTAATTGCAATCGGTACAATGGTTGACATGGGAATTATTATGACTGAAAACATATATTCTCATCTAGCAGATAATCCTAGGGCCGTGAAAAAAGAACGTATAGATATTATCATGAATTCAGCTAAAGAAATTGGGCCTGCTATATTAACTGCAGTCATGACTACAATTGTCACCTTCCTTCCTGTTTTTGCCTTAGAAGGAGCAGAGGGAAAATTATTCATCCCTCTAGCATGGGCAAAAACACTTGCAATGTTGGGTTCAGTCTTTGTAGCAGTAGTATTAATTCCTGTTTTATCCATTTTTATGCTTAAAGGAGAACTCAAACCTATTGAGAAAAATACTGTCAGCAGTAGTATTGTCACTACTTATAAATATTTTCTAAATTTAATACTGGCCCATAGACATTTGTTTTTGTTAATTCCATTACTTATTTGCATAGGTGGAGTTTTTGCTTATAAACATTTAGGTAAAGAATTTATGCCCTCCCTCAATGAAGGTGAAATTCTTTATATGCCTGTCACAACACCTGATGTAAGCATGACAAAGGCAAAAGATTTGCTTGCCTATACTGATCGTTTAATAAAAGAACATCCTCTTGTTAAAGATGTTATTGGAAAACTAGGAAGGGCCGATACAGCTCTTGATCCTGCACCAGTTGCAATGCTTGAAACATTAATAAAACTAGAGGATGAAGACACGTGGCCAGAAGGTACGAGTATATACGACATCATGCACGAATTAGATTCACAAATCCAAATTCCAGGTCTTATCAATGCATGGTTGTTTCCGATTGAAAACCGCATTGGCATGATCTCAACTGGAATTAAAACTCAAGTCGCAGTTAAAATTTTTGGGCCAGACTTAAAAGTACTGGAGAATCTTAGTATTAAGGTAGCAGATGTCATCAAAGATGTTAAAGGGGCCTATGGTATTTATGCCGAAAAAATAAATGGTAAACCATATATAGAATTTGTTATCAACCGAATTGCGGCCAGTAGATACGGAGTCAATACGGGAGATATTAATGCTATTATCCAGTCTGCAGTTGGAGGGATGACAATTGATCAAATGTATGAAGGAAGAGAGCGATATCCAATCAGAGTTAGATATAAAAAAGAATTGCGTGACAGACTAGATGAACTTAAAAGAGTGCTTGTGGCCACACCTAATGGCCAACACATACCAATTACTCAATTAGCTGACATACAAGTTGTTATTGGGCCTTCAATGATTCAATCAGAAAATGGACTTTTAAGATCTACAGTTCAGCTAAATGTAAGGGATCGAGATTTGATTGGTTTTGTGGAAGAGGCCAAGCAAAAGGTTTCTAGCAAAATAGATTTACCTTCAGGTTATTCATTACAGTGGGCAGGCCAGTTCGAAAACCAAGTACGTGCAAACAAAAGACTAATGTTTCTAGTTCCGATTTCATTGCTTATTAATTTGCTTATTATTTATTTTGGTTTTAGGTCTCTTACTCAAAGTTTGATCGTTTTAACCGTTATACCTGTGGCAGCATCTGGAGGATTATTACTTCTTTGGCTCGGTGGGTTCAATACATCTGTTGCCGTTTGGGTTGGTTTTATTGCCTTATTTGGTGTGGCCGTTGATGACGGAGTTGTCATGATGACTTTTTTAAAAGAAGCTTTCTTAAAACATCAACCTAAAAATATAAAAGAACTTCATGAAACAATCTCTGAAGCAGGTTGTAGGAGAATAAGGCCACTTATAATGACAACGGCAACAACAATCATTGCTTTGCTTCCAGTCATGTGGTCAACTGGACATGGGAGTGAAGTTATGCGTCCGATGGCCATACCAACCTTAGGAGGGATGTCTATTGAATTGATTTCCCTTTTTATTGTTCCTGTTATTTTCAGTTATATCTATGAAAAGAAAGTATTAAATAAAGGAGTTCTTGTATGA
- a CDS encoding DUF3347 domain-containing protein, translating into MKFIIIFLFSFFTSFGLLAQESPFNEVLKNYEELNKAFFNNDNINVKKNSEIILKSIENIQNEKIKKALNFSITKLNEMSKSDDIKQNQESFNIVSQAFLYVIKSYSPNKNYVPYYCPMVKKYWIQNISKSDVVMNPYASKTMPHCGEMKK; encoded by the coding sequence ATGAAATTTATAATCATTTTTTTATTTTCGTTTTTTACTTCTTTTGGCCTCTTGGCACAAGAGAGTCCGTTTAATGAAGTTTTGAAAAATTACGAAGAACTTAACAAAGCATTTTTCAACAATGACAATATAAATGTTAAAAAAAATTCTGAAATAATTTTAAAGTCAATTGAAAATATTCAGAATGAAAAGATCAAGAAAGCACTAAATTTTTCAATAACTAAACTCAATGAAATGAGTAAGAGTGATGATATAAAACAAAATCAGGAATCTTTTAATATTGTTTCACAGGCATTTTTGTATGTTATAAAATCCTATTCACCAAACAAAAACTATGTCCCCTACTACTGTCCTATGGTAAAAAAATATTGGATTCAAAATATTTCAAAATCTGATGTCGTCATGAATCCATATGCTTCAAAAACAATGCCACATTGTGGAGAAATGAAGAAATAA